One genomic segment of Phyllopteryx taeniolatus isolate TA_2022b chromosome 12, UOR_Ptae_1.2, whole genome shotgun sequence includes these proteins:
- the esyt3 gene encoding extended synaptotagmin-3 isoform X2 has protein sequence MRSGVSPPTRRGSVSVSARPSFYSSQNHGARRGVETTQMASASSAPAPVEGLELGDDMSLGGGSSEKLTPSNVNRILTEFFMYFVRGVVLFYPVYLTGYLGLSVSWLLLCMLIVTWWKKNRQWKHSRIGTAIDFVDNETQVVSTELKKSLQMASWIQFNDVEKVEWVNKVLEQAWPFFGMFMEKLLRENIQTAVRQSSSELKTFTFTKIHFGHIPLRIVGIKAYTHEVDHREVVLDLTINYEGDVDIDAELKSAITAGVKGLKLRGMIRVILEPLVGEVPLVGGVTFFFIRRPGVVRVHLLEARDLVAKDTYMLGLVKGKSDPYATLRVGDRNVKSKTIKENLYPRWSEVYEFVVHEAPGQELEVEIFDEDTDKDDFIGRYHLDLGEVKKEKEMDQWFPLEGVQSGEVHLKLHWLSLQSDSTLLKQSSEGYACAMLAVYLDNASNLPKDLSEIEHHHKKKHGREGRLTRKSAGPSSFVALSISDDVQKSKVVFSNKDPVWEEGFTFFVHDVKTQQLIVQVKENEKKSQLGILRLPISRFINVSNMMLDQRFLLEQSGVNSQIKLKATLRILTIEQPPPKPIVPPQGEQQIPHSNMSVSSSSALSSNTSPAGRVSSAANPGNPRTILPEDYSTHRRGSYLASEALSSSPATMSMRRYDSHSLLSENALASSRFDLADGTSYPEVILKHRGSLGEINLTLRYATLRNKLVILVNSCRDIFPCSENGTDAYVRLYLLPDQTWRHRKRTHVKKRTVNPVFDEKFEFDVSLEEALTRTLDVAVKNNKMFHMRERKDIGTVLISLAEQDLVKGVKDWYKLSLQGLKSQSRGGKL, from the exons ATGCGCTCAGGTGTTTCTCCGCCTACCCGACGCGGAAGTGTCTCGGTGTCTGCGCGACCGAGCTTTTACAGCTCTCAGAACCACGGAGCCCGGCGGGGTGTCGAAACCACCCAAATGGCTTCCGCAAGCAGCGCCCCCGCCCCGGTGGAGGGACTCGAACTCGGCGACGACATGTCCCTCGGCGGCGGTAGCTCGGAGAAACTCACCCCGTCCAACGTCAACCGCATCCTGACAGAGTTTTTTATGTACTTCGTCCGCGGCGTCGTGCTCTTCTACCCCGTCTACCTCACGGGCTACCTGGGCCTGAGCGTGAGCTGGCTGCTGCTGTGTATGCTCATAGTCACCTGGTGGAAGAAGAACCGTCAGTGGAAGCACTCCCGAATCGGGACAGCCATCGACTTTGTGGACAACGAGACGCAAGTGGTGAGCACGGAGCTGAAGAAGTCCCTGCAGATGGCATCGTGG ATCCAATTCAACGATGTGGAGAAAGTCGAGTGGGTTAACAAG GTGTTGGAGCAGGCGTGGCCTTTCTTTGGGATGTTCATGGAGAAACTTCTTCGGGAAAACATACAGACTGCCGTCAGACAGTCCAGCTCTGAGCTAAAGACGTTCACTTTCACCAAGATCCACTTTGGACATATC CCTCTGAGGATCGTTGGAATAAAAGCGTACACCCATGAGGTGGATCACAGGGAGGTGGTCCTGGACCTGACCATCAA TTATGAAGGCGACGTGGACATtgatgcagagctgaagtcgGCCATCACAGCTGGTGTCAAAGGACTAAAA CTGCGGGGGATGATCAGGGTGATTCTGGAGCCTCTCGTTGGAGAAGTGCCACTAGTGGGAGGAGTCACCTTCTTTTTCATTCGTCGCCCG GGAGTGGTAAGAGTCCACTTACTGGAGGCACGAGACCTGGTGGCTAAGGACACGTACATGCTGGGCTTGGTGAAGGGCAAGTCGGACCCCTATGCCACCCTCCGCGTCGGCGACCGGAACGTCAAGAGCAAGACCATCAAAGAGAATCTGTACCCCAGATGGAGTGAAGTCTATGAG TTTGTTGTCCATGAGGCACCTGGACAAGAGCTGGAAGTGGAGATTTTTGATGAAGACACAGACAAAGATGACTTCATTGGAAG GTATCACCTAGATCTGGGAGAAGTGAAGAAGGAGAAAGAAATGGATCAG TGGTTTCCTCTGGAGGGGGTCCAGAGTGGAGAAGTGCATCTGAAGCTTCACTGGCTTTCACTACAAAGTGACTCCACTTTGTTGAAGCAG TCTTCTGAGGGCTATGCCTGTGCCATGCTCGCTGTGTATCTGGACAATGCCTCCAACCTGCCT AAAGACCTCAGTGAGATTGAGCACCATCATAAAAAGAAGCATGGGAGAGAAGGTCGG CTCACGAGGAAGTCTGCAGGCCCGAGCTCCTTTGTGGCACTGTCCATCAGTGACGATGTTCAGAAAAGCAAG GTTGTGTTCTCCAATAAAGACCCCGTGTGGGAAGAAGGCTTCACTTTCTTCGTGCATGACGTCAAAACACAGCAGCTCATTGTTCAG GTGAAAGAAAACGAGAAGAAGTCGCAGCTTGGCATTCTCCGCTTGCCTATCAGTCGCTTCATCAATGTTTCCAACATGATGCTAGACCAGCGCTTCCTGCTCGAGCAGTCGGGAGTGAACAGCCAGATCAAACTCAAGGCTACGCTCAGG ATTCTTACTATTGAACAGCCACCACCAAAGCCCATCGTCCCACCTCAAGGGGAGCAACAAATACCACATAGCAACATGAGTGTATCCTCCTCATCAGCACTTTCTTCAAACACGAGTCCCGCTGGTCGAGTCTCGTCCGCAGCCAATCCGGGCAACCCCCGGACAATCCTTCCTGAGGACTACTCGACTCACCGGCGAGGTTCTTATCTGGCTTCGGAGGCCTTGAGTTCGTCCCCGGCTACGATGAGCATGCGGCGCTATGACTCCCACAGCCTCCTGTCGGAGAATGCTTTGGCATCGTCACGCTTCGATCTGGCAGATGGCACTTCATATCCAGA GGTCATCCTTAAACATCGTGGTTCATTGGGTGAGATCAACCTGACTCTGCGCTACGCCACTCTGAGGAACAAACTTGTCATTTTGGTCAACTCCTGCAG GGACATCTTTCCCTGCAGTGAAAATGGAACGGACGCTTATGTGCGGCTGTATTTGCTCCCGGATCAAACGTGGAGACACCGCAAGAGAACCCACGTCAAGAAGAGGACCGTCAATCCCGTCTTTGATGAGAA GTTTGAGTTCGACGTGTCCCTCGAAGAGGCCCTAACACGCACATTGGACGTGGCGGTGAAAAACAACAAGATGTTCCACATGCGGGAAAGGAAGGACATTGGCACG GTGCTGATCAGTCTTGCCGAACAAGATCTAGTCAAAGGTGTCAAAGACTG GTACAAGCTCTCGTTACAAGGCCTGAAGAGTCAAAGCAGGGGGGGGAAACTCTAA
- the esyt3 gene encoding extended synaptotagmin-3 isoform X1, with amino-acid sequence MRSGVSPPTRRGSVSVSARPSFYSSQNHGARRGVETTQMASASSAPAPVEGLELGDDMSLGGGSSEKLTPSNVNRILTEFFMYFVRGVVLFYPVYLTGYLGLSVSWLLLCMLIVTWWKKNRQWKHSRIGTAIDFVDNETQVVSTELKKSLQMASWIQFNDVEKVEWVNKVLEQAWPFFGMFMEKLLRENIQTAVRQSSSELKTFTFTKIHFGHIPLRIVGIKAYTHEVDHREVVLDLTINYEGDVDIDAELKSAITAGVKGLKLRGMIRVILEPLVGEVPLVGGVTFFFIRRPTLEINWTGMINILDSPAFSSLSEETIMDIIASLMVLPNRMCFPLIDQVKVDQMRFPLPRGVVRVHLLEARDLVAKDTYMLGLVKGKSDPYATLRVGDRNVKSKTIKENLYPRWSEVYEFVVHEAPGQELEVEIFDEDTDKDDFIGRYHLDLGEVKKEKEMDQWFPLEGVQSGEVHLKLHWLSLQSDSTLLKQSSEGYACAMLAVYLDNASNLPKDLSEIEHHHKKKHGREGRLTRKSAGPSSFVALSISDDVQKSKVVFSNKDPVWEEGFTFFVHDVKTQQLIVQVKENEKKSQLGILRLPISRFINVSNMMLDQRFLLEQSGVNSQIKLKATLRILTIEQPPPKPIVPPQGEQQIPHSNMSVSSSSALSSNTSPAGRVSSAANPGNPRTILPEDYSTHRRGSYLASEALSSSPATMSMRRYDSHSLLSENALASSRFDLADGTSYPEVILKHRGSLGEINLTLRYATLRNKLVILVNSCRDIFPCSENGTDAYVRLYLLPDQTWRHRKRTHVKKRTVNPVFDEKFEFDVSLEEALTRTLDVAVKNNKMFHMRERKDIGTVLISLAEQDLVKGVKDWYKLSLQGLKSQSRGGKL; translated from the exons ATGCGCTCAGGTGTTTCTCCGCCTACCCGACGCGGAAGTGTCTCGGTGTCTGCGCGACCGAGCTTTTACAGCTCTCAGAACCACGGAGCCCGGCGGGGTGTCGAAACCACCCAAATGGCTTCCGCAAGCAGCGCCCCCGCCCCGGTGGAGGGACTCGAACTCGGCGACGACATGTCCCTCGGCGGCGGTAGCTCGGAGAAACTCACCCCGTCCAACGTCAACCGCATCCTGACAGAGTTTTTTATGTACTTCGTCCGCGGCGTCGTGCTCTTCTACCCCGTCTACCTCACGGGCTACCTGGGCCTGAGCGTGAGCTGGCTGCTGCTGTGTATGCTCATAGTCACCTGGTGGAAGAAGAACCGTCAGTGGAAGCACTCCCGAATCGGGACAGCCATCGACTTTGTGGACAACGAGACGCAAGTGGTGAGCACGGAGCTGAAGAAGTCCCTGCAGATGGCATCGTGG ATCCAATTCAACGATGTGGAGAAAGTCGAGTGGGTTAACAAG GTGTTGGAGCAGGCGTGGCCTTTCTTTGGGATGTTCATGGAGAAACTTCTTCGGGAAAACATACAGACTGCCGTCAGACAGTCCAGCTCTGAGCTAAAGACGTTCACTTTCACCAAGATCCACTTTGGACATATC CCTCTGAGGATCGTTGGAATAAAAGCGTACACCCATGAGGTGGATCACAGGGAGGTGGTCCTGGACCTGACCATCAA TTATGAAGGCGACGTGGACATtgatgcagagctgaagtcgGCCATCACAGCTGGTGTCAAAGGACTAAAA CTGCGGGGGATGATCAGGGTGATTCTGGAGCCTCTCGTTGGAGAAGTGCCACTAGTGGGAGGAGTCACCTTCTTTTTCATTCGTCGCCCG ACCCTTGAAATCAACTGGACTGGCATGATCAACATTTTAGACAGCCCCGCCTTCAG TTCTCTGTCTGAGGAGACCATCATGGACATTATCGCCTCCCTCATGGTGTTGCCCAACCGCATGTGCTTTCCGCTCATTGACCAAGTCAAAGTGGACCAGATGAGGTTTCCCCTGCCGCGT GGAGTGGTAAGAGTCCACTTACTGGAGGCACGAGACCTGGTGGCTAAGGACACGTACATGCTGGGCTTGGTGAAGGGCAAGTCGGACCCCTATGCCACCCTCCGCGTCGGCGACCGGAACGTCAAGAGCAAGACCATCAAAGAGAATCTGTACCCCAGATGGAGTGAAGTCTATGAG TTTGTTGTCCATGAGGCACCTGGACAAGAGCTGGAAGTGGAGATTTTTGATGAAGACACAGACAAAGATGACTTCATTGGAAG GTATCACCTAGATCTGGGAGAAGTGAAGAAGGAGAAAGAAATGGATCAG TGGTTTCCTCTGGAGGGGGTCCAGAGTGGAGAAGTGCATCTGAAGCTTCACTGGCTTTCACTACAAAGTGACTCCACTTTGTTGAAGCAG TCTTCTGAGGGCTATGCCTGTGCCATGCTCGCTGTGTATCTGGACAATGCCTCCAACCTGCCT AAAGACCTCAGTGAGATTGAGCACCATCATAAAAAGAAGCATGGGAGAGAAGGTCGG CTCACGAGGAAGTCTGCAGGCCCGAGCTCCTTTGTGGCACTGTCCATCAGTGACGATGTTCAGAAAAGCAAG GTTGTGTTCTCCAATAAAGACCCCGTGTGGGAAGAAGGCTTCACTTTCTTCGTGCATGACGTCAAAACACAGCAGCTCATTGTTCAG GTGAAAGAAAACGAGAAGAAGTCGCAGCTTGGCATTCTCCGCTTGCCTATCAGTCGCTTCATCAATGTTTCCAACATGATGCTAGACCAGCGCTTCCTGCTCGAGCAGTCGGGAGTGAACAGCCAGATCAAACTCAAGGCTACGCTCAGG ATTCTTACTATTGAACAGCCACCACCAAAGCCCATCGTCCCACCTCAAGGGGAGCAACAAATACCACATAGCAACATGAGTGTATCCTCCTCATCAGCACTTTCTTCAAACACGAGTCCCGCTGGTCGAGTCTCGTCCGCAGCCAATCCGGGCAACCCCCGGACAATCCTTCCTGAGGACTACTCGACTCACCGGCGAGGTTCTTATCTGGCTTCGGAGGCCTTGAGTTCGTCCCCGGCTACGATGAGCATGCGGCGCTATGACTCCCACAGCCTCCTGTCGGAGAATGCTTTGGCATCGTCACGCTTCGATCTGGCAGATGGCACTTCATATCCAGA GGTCATCCTTAAACATCGTGGTTCATTGGGTGAGATCAACCTGACTCTGCGCTACGCCACTCTGAGGAACAAACTTGTCATTTTGGTCAACTCCTGCAG GGACATCTTTCCCTGCAGTGAAAATGGAACGGACGCTTATGTGCGGCTGTATTTGCTCCCGGATCAAACGTGGAGACACCGCAAGAGAACCCACGTCAAGAAGAGGACCGTCAATCCCGTCTTTGATGAGAA GTTTGAGTTCGACGTGTCCCTCGAAGAGGCCCTAACACGCACATTGGACGTGGCGGTGAAAAACAACAAGATGTTCCACATGCGGGAAAGGAAGGACATTGGCACG GTGCTGATCAGTCTTGCCGAACAAGATCTAGTCAAAGGTGTCAAAGACTG GTACAAGCTCTCGTTACAAGGCCTGAAGAGTCAAAGCAGGGGGGGGAAACTCTAA